A DNA window from Niabella yanshanensis contains the following coding sequences:
- a CDS encoding CPBP family glutamic-type intramembrane protease, producing MHAKYGMHFFNFQQMTLGKYLKFVFLVISINLLLSVAISYLSYYYLKGILSNNAIIWDSTIEEAIVTILLVPIFETLIFQYYSYKIFLYITKDVTLTDSNKDWLFIICSSLVFSFMHSYNWLYRVNAFLGGITLNYSYLYFKKAKFYPYLSVVLIHLLYNLCVFLLKKYLA from the coding sequence ATGCATGCCAAGTATGGCATGCATTTTTTTAATTTTCAACAAATGACTTTAGGTAAATATCTCAAGTTCGTTTTTCTGGTAATTAGTATAAATCTTTTACTTTCAGTTGCGATTTCATACTTATCCTACTACTATCTCAAAGGCATTTTATCAAATAACGCTATAATTTGGGATTCTACAATTGAAGAAGCAATCGTTACTATATTACTTGTCCCTATTTTCGAGACACTGATTTTCCAATACTATTCTTACAAAATCTTTCTGTATATAACGAAGGACGTCACCTTGACTGACAGTAATAAGGACTGGTTATTTATCATATGTAGCAGCTTGGTATTTTCTTTTATGCATAGCTACAATTGGTTATACCGTGTAAATGCTTTTTTGGGAGGAATCACCCTCAATTATAGTTATCTCTATTTCAAAAAAGCCAAATTCTATCCGTATTTATCTGTTGTTTTGATCCATTTACTTTATAACCTATGCGTTTTTCTTCTCAAGAAATATCTTGCCTAG
- a CDS encoding TIGR02117 family protein — MKKILKRTAKVLLYIVLFLGIYVLAALLIPFIPVNKNKDYRSPNDLTIYIMSNGVHTDIVVPVQTEWMGWTTYIRYADTDLKDTTYGYVGIGWGDKGFYLQTPTWADLKFSTAFKAMTGLSSSAIHATFYKNIVPDSSTVAINISKEDYEDLIQFIMQRFDLDDKGNSIPIPSVNDGYGDMDAFYEAKGSYNLFYTCNTWSNNALKAAHQKAALWTLLDKGIFRHYR, encoded by the coding sequence ATGAAAAAAATACTAAAACGTACCGCTAAAGTGTTACTGTATATCGTTCTGTTTTTGGGCATCTATGTATTGGCAGCGCTATTAATACCTTTTATTCCGGTTAATAAAAATAAAGATTACCGCTCACCCAATGACCTAACGATCTACATTATGTCAAACGGGGTTCATACAGATATTGTGGTGCCGGTACAAACGGAGTGGATGGGCTGGACGACATATATCCGCTATGCCGATACTGATCTAAAAGATACCACTTATGGTTATGTAGGAATAGGCTGGGGCGATAAGGGCTTCTACCTGCAAACACCAACCTGGGCAGATCTTAAATTTTCGACTGCCTTTAAAGCAATGACGGGTTTAAGCAGTTCTGCCATTCATGCTACTTTCTACAAAAATATTGTTCCCGATTCCTCAACTGTAGCCATCAATATTAGCAAAGAAGATTATGAAGACCTTATACAATTCATTATGCAAAGGTTCGATCTTGATGATAAGGGCAATTCCATTCCTATACCCAGTGTGAACGACGGCTATGGTGATATGGATGCTTTCTACGAAGCCAAAGGGTCTTATAACTTATTCTATACCTGTAATACCTGGAGTAATAATGCGTTGAAGGCCGCACATCAAAAAGCAGCGCTTTGGACGCTGCTTGATAAAGGTATTTTCAGGCATTACCGGTAA
- a CDS encoding helix-turn-helix domain-containing protein, with translation MIHHTLKQLRKSKGITQTQMAELLHKSQNAYSLLESGQSKIDAAAIPDICRVFDITPNEFFGFESDNSNEPKQVDLVEIVRLLKAELDKKNELLKLSLTALSEVEKITEKNKNLISFLNITKNYLSSQDSC, from the coding sequence ATGATTCATCATACTTTAAAACAACTAAGAAAGAGTAAGGGAATTACTCAAACGCAAATGGCCGAGTTACTACACAAAAGCCAAAACGCTTACAGTTTACTGGAGTCGGGGCAGTCGAAAATAGACGCGGCGGCCATACCGGATATCTGCCGGGTGTTTGATATTACGCCCAACGAATTCTTCGGTTTTGAATCCGACAACAGTAATGAGCCGAAACAGGTTGACCTGGTAGAGATTGTCAGGCTGCTAAAAGCCGAATTGGATAAGAAGAATGAATTGCTAAAGCTTTCATTAACAGCTTTAAGCGAAGTAGAGAAAATAACAGAAAAGAATAAGAACCTGATCAGCTTTCTGAATATTACGAAAAACTATCTATCTTCTCAGGACAGTTGTTAG
- a CDS encoding C40 family peptidase: MLRVCVLGLISLFFVNNSFAQLDPTKPAAVRSAQSIEDEINGIRPKSNSTKESLLEAAQKFFMPSGLQSKYGAILKMLPGMLPSVKLLEAIDEWYGTRYRFGGTTKSGIDCSAFVREVYKNAFDIDLPRTARDQFKAAGQFISMAYLQAGDLLFFNTRGGVSHVGVYLGNNKFAHASSSNGVTVSGLDEKYYAARYLGAKRM; this comes from the coding sequence ATGCTAAGAGTTTGTGTGTTGGGGTTGATTAGCTTGTTTTTTGTAAACAATTCATTTGCCCAACTAGACCCTACTAAACCAGCTGCTGTAAGATCTGCCCAGTCTATAGAAGATGAGATCAACGGGATCAGGCCTAAATCGAACAGTACCAAAGAAAGTTTATTAGAAGCTGCCCAGAAGTTTTTTATGCCTTCTGGTTTGCAGTCCAAATATGGTGCCATTCTGAAAATGTTACCGGGAATGCTTCCCAGTGTAAAATTGCTGGAAGCTATTGACGAGTGGTACGGAACCAGGTATCGGTTTGGCGGCACCACTAAAAGTGGTATTGATTGCAGTGCTTTTGTGAGGGAGGTTTATAAAAATGCATTTGACATCGATCTTCCCCGAACCGCCCGTGATCAGTTTAAAGCAGCAGGACAGTTTATTTCCATGGCTTATTTGCAAGCCGGTGATTTACTTTTCTTTAACACAAGAGGCGGTGTATCACATGTAGGTGTATATTTAGGCAATAATAAATTTGCGCACGCGTCTTCAAGTAACGGCGTTACAGTGAGCGGATTAGATGAAAAATACTATGCAGCGCGGTATCTGGGCGCTAAAAGAATGTAA
- a CDS encoding phytanoyl-CoA dioxygenase family protein, translating into MDDAMFHKARITGQGFSVVKSVYTNMEVDAVLQIIGQADTSKDTFRRSDDLFAIRQFLKELPGVLPVLLNDRLKELISSLFGENYFIVKSIYFDKPPGSNWYVAYHQDLTISVDQRSDIPGFGPWTVKQNQFAVQPPLSVLENNFTIRIHLDDTTEENGALKVIPGSHMKGIYRPETIDWVTEREVSCAVPKEGIMIMKPLLLHSSGRTTNNKKRRVVHIEFSATELPEGLRWSERINL; encoded by the coding sequence ATGGATGATGCAATGTTTCATAAAGCCCGGATTACGGGGCAGGGTTTTTCGGTTGTTAAATCGGTTTATACCAATATGGAAGTTGATGCTGTTCTGCAAATAATAGGGCAGGCAGATACTTCAAAAGATACTTTTCGCCGATCGGATGACCTTTTTGCCATCCGGCAGTTTTTAAAAGAATTGCCGGGTGTGTTACCAGTTTTATTAAATGACCGGTTAAAGGAGTTGATCAGTAGTTTGTTTGGTGAAAACTATTTCATTGTCAAAAGTATTTATTTCGACAAGCCCCCCGGCTCTAACTGGTATGTAGCCTATCACCAGGATCTGACCATATCTGTTGACCAGAGATCAGATATACCCGGTTTCGGTCCCTGGACGGTGAAACAAAACCAGTTTGCGGTGCAACCGCCCTTATCTGTACTGGAAAATAATTTTACCATTCGTATTCATTTAGACGATACCACCGAAGAAAACGGGGCATTGAAAGTCATACCAGGTTCGCATATGAAAGGCATATACCGGCCGGAAACAATTGACTGGGTCACGGAACGCGAAGTGAGTTGCGCAGTTCCGAAAGAAGGTATAATGATTATGAAGCCCCTTTTATTGCATAGTTCCGGCAGAACGACCAATAATAAAAAAAGAAGGGTAGTGCATATCGAGTTCTCTGCAACTGAATTACCGGAAGGTCTGCGATGGTCAGAGCGTATCAATCTGTAG
- the mqo gene encoding malate dehydrogenase (quinone) yields the protein MKETIETDVALIGGGIMSATLGMLINQLAPDKSIHIFERLKDVAEEASDAWNNAGTGHAALCELNYTPEDAKGVVHTDKASSIMEQFEVSKQFWAYLIEQERLANPKDFIRSTPHMSFVRGDKDVKYLKKRFNALQKSVLFKEMQYSEDKKVIEQWAPLITGGREASEKVAATYSTLGTDVNFGAITGALVKSLQKTGKAELHLHHEVKKLKQQKDNRWLIKVKDLSSGRKYNVLAKFVFIGAGGGSLELLQKSDIPEGKKYGGFPVGGQWLVCKNPEISAKHSAKVYGQAEVGAPPMSVPHLDARIIDGEKAILFGPFATFSTKFLKEGSYWDLFGTVKYWNIFPLIKVGIKNIDLEKYLIRQLSLSFEDRMSVLRQFYPEAKNADWKLQEAGQRVQVIQNDPENGPTLQFGTEIVTSADGTISALLGASPGASTAVSIMLRLLYQCFPDRAGDNVDRLKAMIPSYGQQLEDNPELLAQVRERTSRILELNA from the coding sequence ATGAAAGAAACAATTGAAACGGATGTGGCCCTCATTGGCGGTGGCATTATGAGCGCTACTTTAGGCATGCTGATCAACCAGCTGGCGCCAGATAAATCGATCCATATTTTTGAAAGATTGAAAGATGTTGCAGAAGAAGCTTCTGATGCCTGGAATAATGCGGGCACGGGTCATGCTGCTCTGTGCGAACTAAACTACACACCCGAAGACGCCAAAGGCGTAGTACACACCGATAAGGCCAGCTCTATTATGGAGCAGTTTGAAGTATCTAAGCAATTCTGGGCTTATTTAATTGAGCAGGAAAGATTGGCTAACCCCAAAGATTTTATACGTTCAACCCCGCATATGAGTTTTGTACGCGGCGATAAAGATGTAAAATACCTGAAAAAGCGGTTCAATGCTTTGCAGAAGAGCGTGCTGTTTAAAGAGATGCAGTACTCTGAAGACAAGAAGGTTATTGAACAATGGGCACCGTTAATTACCGGTGGCCGGGAGGCTTCCGAAAAAGTAGCAGCCACTTATTCTACTTTGGGAACGGATGTGAACTTCGGTGCCATTACGGGAGCATTGGTAAAGTCTTTACAAAAGACCGGCAAAGCCGAATTGCATTTACACCACGAAGTAAAAAAGCTGAAGCAGCAAAAAGACAATCGTTGGCTGATTAAGGTGAAAGACCTTAGCTCTGGAAGGAAGTATAATGTACTTGCCAAATTTGTATTTATTGGTGCAGGAGGTGGTTCTTTAGAGCTGTTACAGAAATCGGATATACCTGAAGGTAAAAAATACGGAGGTTTTCCTGTAGGTGGCCAGTGGCTGGTGTGTAAAAATCCGGAGATCAGTGCAAAGCACAGCGCCAAAGTATATGGACAGGCCGAAGTGGGTGCCCCTCCGATGAGCGTGCCACACCTCGATGCACGCATTATAGATGGTGAAAAAGCAATACTATTCGGACCATTTGCTACTTTCTCTACTAAATTCCTGAAAGAAGGTTCGTATTGGGATCTTTTCGGAACCGTGAAGTACTGGAATATATTCCCGCTCATTAAAGTGGGTATCAAAAATATCGACCTGGAAAAATACCTGATCAGGCAGTTAAGTCTTTCTTTTGAAGACCGGATGAGCGTATTAAGACAATTTTATCCCGAAGCTAAAAATGCCGACTGGAAGCTGCAGGAAGCAGGCCAGAGGGTACAGGTCATTCAAAACGATCCCGAAAATGGTCCTACCCTGCAATTTGGTACAGAGATCGTTACTTCGGCAGATGGTACCATCTCTGCGTTGCTGGGCGCATCGCCTGGTGCTTCCACTGCGGTTTCTATCATGCTCCGGCTATTATACCAGTGTTTCCCTGACAGAGCAGGTGATAATGTTGACCGGTTGAAAGCGATGATCCCCTCCTATGGCCAGCAGTTGGAAGACAACCCTGAATTGCTGGCGCAGGTAAGAGAACGCACCAGCCGCATATTAGAATTAAATGCATAA
- a CDS encoding thioredoxin family protein: MNWNEYVEYTHQLLITDPPPPPYDNPDYHHYTKMNETRMKRWVKTNPVTAETAAVIQSISKPQNWVVITEPWCVDAAHIVPILYLMSSLNDKISFELQLRDSGSEIDQYLTNGSKSIPILIVRDEAGKDLFHWGPRPKEGQAMYLDLAANKADFEVVKNAIQTYYNADKSLSTQREVVALLNAVYTPQ; the protein is encoded by the coding sequence ATGAACTGGAATGAGTATGTTGAGTATACTCATCAGCTTTTAATTACTGACCCGCCACCGCCTCCTTATGATAATCCCGATTATCATCATTACACCAAAATGAATGAAACCCGCATGAAGCGATGGGTAAAAACAAATCCTGTCACAGCAGAAACAGCGGCTGTAATCCAGTCGATCAGTAAGCCACAAAATTGGGTGGTAATTACGGAACCCTGGTGCGTCGATGCTGCCCATATAGTACCGATATTGTACCTGATGAGTTCGTTAAATGATAAGATCAGTTTTGAGTTGCAGTTACGCGACAGCGGATCTGAAATAGATCAATATCTCACCAATGGCTCTAAGTCTATTCCTATCCTGATAGTAAGGGATGAAGCAGGTAAAGATCTTTTTCATTGGGGGCCGCGCCCTAAAGAGGGGCAGGCAATGTACCTGGACCTGGCTGCTAATAAAGCCGATTTTGAAGTGGTGAAAAATGCTATTCAAACCTATTACAATGCAGATAAGTCTTTAAGTACTCAAAGAGAAGTCGTGGCGTTATTGAATGCTGTATATACCCCACAATAA
- a CDS encoding CPBP family glutamic-type intramembrane protease → MVYKHFRFAIAIVALQLLITFSLACLSHHLLDGVMSRNTIEWKSLMEEFCLVVVVAPLLETLIFQLSVYDAFQFLIKKLNLKRNTKDGLFIISASLVFSAFHNYNWLYHVSAFLGGICLNYAYVYFTKANFYPYWSVTFIHCLYNFLVFVIRHTLL, encoded by the coding sequence ATGGTGTATAAGCATTTCCGATTTGCTATTGCAATTGTAGCGCTGCAACTGCTTATAACCTTTTCTCTGGCCTGTCTATCGCATCATCTATTAGATGGTGTTATGTCCCGCAATACTATAGAATGGAAGTCATTGATGGAAGAATTTTGCCTGGTGGTGGTGGTCGCGCCCCTTCTTGAAACGCTTATATTTCAGCTTTCAGTTTATGATGCTTTTCAGTTTTTAATTAAAAAGCTAAACTTAAAACGCAATACTAAAGATGGGTTGTTTATTATTTCAGCCAGCCTGGTATTCTCTGCATTTCACAATTACAACTGGTTGTACCACGTCAGCGCATTTCTGGGCGGGATTTGTCTTAATTATGCTTACGTGTATTTTACAAAGGCTAATTTCTATCCTTACTGGTCTGTGACGTTTATCCATTGCCTGTACAACTTTTTAGTATTCGTTATCAGACATACACTGCTTTAA
- the dnaE gene encoding DNA polymerase III subunit alpha, which produces MKFSHLHVHTQYSLLDGAAPIGNLYKKAIKDGMPALAISDHGNMFGVFQFVAEAYKNLDENGKPKVKPVVGCEFYVVENRLEKTFTKDKKDKRYHQILLAKNEQGYRNLTKLTSLGFIEGLYGKYPRIDKGLILQYHEGLIATTCCLGASVPQAILRKGEAEAEQEFKWWLDLFGEDFYVELQRHDIPDQEKVNEVLIRFAAKYKVPIIASNDSHYVDQEDANAHDILLCINTGEKQATPKFKGDFGDEDANSKGSRFAFANDQFYFKTTEEMTQLFHDIPEAIDNTNAIVDKIELLDLKRSILLPNFPIPQEYKTHTQDQKTEKGDVMSADSLNQWEFLKHLTYEGARERYGLAFEGDVKERIDFELFTIKTMGFAGYFLIVSDFIKAGRDSGVFIGPGRGSAAGSVVAYCIGITNIDPIKYNLLFERFLNPDRKSMPDIDTDFDDEGRQKVIDYVVQKYGKSQVAQIITYGTMAAKMSIKDVARVMDLPLSDSNALAKLIPEKPGISLKRVLHAPMSPKDGEKSLSEKEGLASEDLDSVRRIREIYNGSDLQAKVLHEAEILEGSVRNTGIHAAGIIIAPKDLTELLPVSTAKDSDLWVTQIEGSVIEEAGVIKMDFLGLKTLTIIKNALQLIKLNYGIEIDIDSIPLDDEKTYQLYQKGETNATFQFESPGMQKHLRDLKPDKFADLIAMNALYRPGPLQYIPNFIKRKHGAEEITYDLPEMEEYLAETYGITVYQEQVMLLSQSLGGFSKGDADILRKAMGKKQKAVLDKMKKQFIDGAVQKGHPADKLEKIWTDWEAFAQYAFNKSHSTCYAFVAYQTAYLKAHYPSEYMAAVLNNAGSLEKITFFMEECKRMTLEVLGPDINESLKGFAVNKKGEIRFGLGGLKGVGEAAVESIIAERENGAYPSIFDMVKRVNQRTVNKKTMESLAYAGAFDCFTDIHRAQYFFTPPNDNMNGLEKIIKYGQVCQTQSQTSSNTLFGDLAESMEIQVPKIAECEPWPLVVQLDNEKEVTGIFVSGHPLDDYRFEMENYGISKIGYVNEFKEDKEKVNSSATFKLMALVSDAQHRVAKSGNKFGSFVLEDYSGKLEVVLFSEDYLKHSAILQLGATVYVTGFFKQRFNGDFDFKISSICLAESVKKNMTKKLTLQLPAAEITENMIDFVQQNLKSNKGPSALNLKIVDEAENIEVELLTNGKGFEMNSELIGFLKDRENWKVKVECN; this is translated from the coding sequence ATGAAATTCTCACATTTACACGTTCATACACAATATTCACTGCTGGATGGGGCCGCACCTATCGGCAACCTGTACAAAAAAGCGATAAAAGACGGAATGCCGGCGTTGGCGATCAGTGATCATGGCAACATGTTTGGTGTTTTCCAATTTGTTGCAGAAGCCTATAAAAACCTGGATGAGAACGGAAAACCTAAAGTGAAGCCCGTGGTGGGTTGCGAATTCTATGTAGTAGAAAATCGTCTTGAAAAAACTTTTACCAAGGACAAAAAAGATAAAAGATATCACCAGATTTTACTCGCCAAAAATGAGCAGGGATATCGTAATCTGACCAAACTCACTTCGCTGGGGTTTATCGAAGGGTTGTACGGCAAATACCCCCGTATTGACAAGGGCCTGATCCTGCAATACCATGAAGGGTTGATTGCCACTACCTGTTGCCTGGGGGCCTCCGTACCGCAGGCCATTTTGAGAAAAGGAGAGGCAGAAGCCGAACAGGAATTTAAATGGTGGCTGGACCTGTTTGGAGAAGATTTTTATGTGGAGCTACAGCGGCATGATATCCCCGACCAGGAAAAGGTAAACGAGGTGCTGATCAGGTTTGCGGCTAAGTATAAGGTGCCCATTATTGCCAGCAACGACTCGCATTATGTAGACCAGGAAGATGCGAACGCCCATGATATCCTGCTTTGCATCAACACCGGTGAAAAGCAGGCCACGCCCAAGTTTAAAGGGGATTTTGGCGACGAAGATGCGAATAGTAAAGGATCCCGCTTTGCTTTTGCTAACGACCAGTTTTATTTTAAAACAACTGAAGAAATGACGCAGTTGTTTCATGATATTCCTGAAGCGATTGACAATACCAATGCCATTGTTGATAAAATTGAGTTGCTGGATCTGAAGCGCAGCATATTACTGCCTAATTTCCCTATTCCGCAGGAATATAAAACGCATACACAGGATCAAAAGACAGAAAAAGGGGATGTTATGAGCGCCGACTCCCTGAACCAATGGGAGTTTCTGAAGCACCTTACTTATGAAGGAGCGAGAGAGCGTTATGGGCTGGCATTTGAAGGCGACGTAAAAGAACGGATCGATTTTGAGCTGTTTACCATTAAAACCATGGGTTTTGCCGGTTACTTCCTTATTGTAAGTGATTTTATTAAAGCGGGTAGAGATAGTGGCGTATTTATCGGGCCGGGGCGCGGTTCGGCCGCGGGTTCGGTGGTAGCCTATTGTATCGGTATTACCAATATTGATCCTATTAAATATAACCTGCTTTTTGAGCGTTTTCTGAATCCCGATCGTAAATCCATGCCGGATATTGATACGGATTTCGATGATGAAGGGCGCCAGAAAGTAATCGATTATGTAGTACAGAAATATGGTAAAAGCCAGGTAGCGCAGATCATTACTTACGGTACGATGGCCGCTAAAATGAGTATCAAAGACGTGGCTCGTGTAATGGATCTGCCCTTGTCAGATTCTAATGCCCTTGCCAAGCTGATACCGGAGAAACCGGGTATATCGTTAAAGCGGGTATTGCACGCGCCCATGTCGCCCAAAGACGGTGAAAAATCTCTTTCAGAAAAAGAGGGGCTGGCTTCTGAAGATCTTGATAGCGTAAGAAGGATACGGGAAATATATAATGGCAGCGATTTACAGGCTAAGGTATTACATGAGGCCGAAATCCTGGAAGGATCCGTTCGGAATACCGGTATCCATGCAGCGGGTATCATCATCGCTCCGAAAGATCTTACCGAATTATTACCTGTAAGTACAGCTAAAGATTCCGATTTATGGGTTACACAGATTGAAGGCAGTGTAATTGAAGAGGCGGGCGTAATTAAGATGGACTTCCTGGGTTTGAAAACCCTTACCATCATTAAAAATGCGCTGCAGCTGATCAAATTAAATTATGGTATTGAGATAGACATCGATAGTATACCGCTGGACGATGAAAAGACTTACCAGTTATATCAAAAAGGTGAAACCAACGCAACGTTCCAGTTTGAAAGTCCGGGTATGCAGAAGCACTTGCGCGATCTGAAGCCCGATAAATTTGCCGATCTGATCGCCATGAACGCCTTGTATCGCCCGGGACCTTTACAGTACATTCCCAACTTCATTAAACGTAAACATGGAGCCGAGGAAATTACCTATGACCTGCCGGAGATGGAAGAGTACCTGGCAGAAACTTATGGTATCACCGTGTACCAGGAGCAGGTGATGTTATTGAGTCAGAGCTTAGGAGGGTTTAGTAAGGGTGATGCGGATATCTTGCGTAAAGCCATGGGTAAAAAGCAAAAGGCGGTACTGGATAAAATGAAAAAACAGTTTATCGACGGAGCGGTACAGAAAGGGCATCCTGCCGATAAGCTGGAGAAAATATGGACAGACTGGGAGGCGTTTGCGCAATATGCCTTCAATAAGTCGCACTCCACCTGTTATGCCTTTGTAGCTTATCAGACAGCCTATTTAAAAGCGCATTATCCCAGTGAATATATGGCCGCGGTTTTAAATAACGCCGGTTCATTAGAGAAAATCACTTTCTTTATGGAAGAGTGTAAGCGTATGACATTGGAAGTATTGGGTCCTGATATTAACGAATCGCTAAAAGGTTTTGCCGTAAACAAAAAAGGAGAGATCCGTTTTGGTTTGGGTGGATTAAAGGGTGTGGGTGAAGCAGCGGTGGAAAGTATTATTGCTGAACGCGAAAACGGTGCTTACCCCAGCATTTTTGATATGGTAAAGCGCGTAAACCAGCGCACTGTAAATAAAAAAACGATGGAAAGCCTGGCTTATGCAGGGGCTTTCGATTGTTTTACTGATATCCACAGAGCGCAGTACTTCTTTACACCGCCTAATGACAATATGAATGGACTGGAGAAGATCATTAAGTATGGCCAGGTGTGTCAAACCCAGTCACAAACGAGCTCGAATACCTTATTTGGAGACCTGGCAGAGTCAATGGAAATACAAGTGCCTAAAATAGCTGAGTGCGAACCCTGGCCATTGGTGGTTCAGCTGGATAATGAAAAAGAAGTAACAGGGATTTTTGTGAGCGGGCATCCTTTGGATGACTATCGTTTCGAAATGGAAAACTACGGCATATCGAAGATTGGTTATGTGAATGAGTTTAAGGAAGACAAGGAAAAAGTAAACTCCAGCGCTACTTTTAAACTAATGGCCCTGGTGAGTGACGCGCAACATAGGGTAGCCAAGAGCGGTAATAAGTTTGGCAGTTTTGTACTTGAAGATTATAGCGGTAAGCTCGAAGTAGTATTGTTTTCTGAAGACTATCTCAAGCACTCAGCGATATTGCAACTCGGTGCGACAGTTTATGTCACAGGCTTTTTCAAGCAGCGTTTCAACGGCGATTTTGATTTTAAAATATCATCGATTTGCCTGGCCGAAAGCGTTAAGAAAAACATGACTAAGAAACTTACTTTACAACTACCCGCTGCAGAGATTACCGAAAACATGATAGATTTCGTGCAGCAAAACCTGAAATCAAATAAAGGCCCCTCAGCTTTGAACTTAAAAATAGTAGACGAGGCTGAAAATATAGAAGTCGAACTCTTAACAAATGGCAAAGGCTTTGAAATGAATAGCGAACTGATCGGGTTTTTAAAAGACAGAGAGAACTGGAAAGTGAAGGTGGAATGTAATTAG